The Tenrec ecaudatus isolate mTenEca1 chromosome 4, mTenEca1.hap1, whole genome shotgun sequence region actAAGTAAGTGAGAAGTAAGTACTTAGTAAGATGATGAAACATAACACTTTCctatggaatgggagattttgacaccacAAGCCGAAATTCAGCTGGAGTCCAGGGCGCATGCACAGATCTGGAACTTCCTCGCAGAGGGAAagcacccaaacatgagaaaatgtgctacctcctgactgcattattcggctctacttattgatgtgagtcagccttctcccacataaagatcatgaaGTCCAAGTCCCTTTCcgccatgactgatgatcatttggaagtgtgcttgaggctggctgtcagctgctattgtccggactatgcatccctgtctcattccattcagtgcaagtcctcagagtaaactcaggtagtGACAAAAACTGTATATAgttcattgtgttgtgttgtgcgatATGGACTCCtgcagttatgcaaggtacataaacatacattttacatataaaaattctcaatacatttaagaataaatgtaataaataaaataaataaatatatgtttagcATTTTTGtcgttggtagatcattttgacttgatcattttataagcagcttgcatgctgaaaaagtgtgagcgcCCTGGTCTATAATCTACTTCCTTAACATCAGTGGTGAAACCCTATCGAGCATAATTGTACTCTGACAcatgaggtcactatgggtctaCATCAAATTGAAGGGCAACTCGTAACCAGTTTTAAAGATATAAATAATTTCCCAGAAAGCTTTCATAGCGGTTCATATTCAAAAAACAGATTAATCCATAAATGTGTATGTCCAGCCATTTGCTTTCTATTCAAAATGACTTGTACAGTATTCAATTTGTGATATGGTGAGGGACTCCCCTTGATTTGGCATGTGAGATTTGTTAGAGTTTTCAAAAGGccaaaccaaactccaaactcactgccatcgagtcaatgcttgaTCATACCTACAcaccagtgggtttctgaaaccgtaGACAGGACAAACTCCCACAGAGCTAcctgcagttttgaactgctaatcatgtggatcacagcccagcacgtAGCTACCATAGCACCAGGACTCAAAAAAGTAGTGGGGTGAAAAGTACCCTGTAGTCTATAATTTCACTTCTCGAACTGATGAAAATTTAATCCTTGGAAACAGTcaacaatatatagaatcatcacCTTTGAAAAACCGGACTTCATCTCTATAGGCAACTTCATAAGCAGCTTCAAAACCACTTGGAAGAAAGGGCCAGAAAACAGAAACGAAGTCGAGTTCAACTTCTGGGTACAGGTCAGGTATGCGCATGCAGAACCTGATTTgcagggaaagagggaaagaaCAAAAAAGATTTTGATCTAATTCCTAGCGATCTCTGGTGGGAATCCAAATTCTTCACACTGCTAGCTTAGTAATGCCCTGGTAAATGTACAGTACCTAGCATGCCATGGTATAACACTGCACCCAAGAACATAGACAAAATGTGGTAAAATTAATTGGGAAGCAATGGgttttaattatatattgctttgaTTTTgatatcatttaaaattttttaagtgtACATCATTCAAATTTTAAGAATGTCTTAGCTTAACAATCAGcccttaatttttttaacaattggCTCTTAAAAGTGTAACAATGCCCTTTGAGAAGCAATTAGGACAAAACTGAATTGAAAACTACAGAAATATCCCACAGTTAGTATTAATGTAGAACATGTCGGCTCCTATACCTTCATCATGCCCCACCTCCCAAAAACCCTTCAAGAGACAATtatttccaactcacagaagAAAACTTGGAGTCAGGGATGCTTATGGACGTATCAAAGACCATGGTTCACCTAGAGTTAGAAGTGGTAGCCACTCCCATTGTCACACTTTGGTTAaggtttacttatttgattctatACTCTAGAGACTAGAATAATTGCAGGCACAGACTGTCACGGGACAAGCAAAGAGCCTTCCAGATTCAAGATGACCCTGACCAAACCAGTGATGGGAGAGAACGGGGTCACATAGGGCGTGGTGCACAGACAAGTGTGTGGCCTGGCCGTCAGGAATGTGACTTTGAGTTGTAGCCTGCCTCTGGAACCTTAGCCAGGTCACATTGTAGGTAACAGCTGAGGTTTCAAGGAATGGTGACATTTAAATTCCCTTCATGTCCTTTCCGTTTCTGCCAACCCCAGACTTGGTCCCGGCCCATGGAGCATCTTCAAAAACTTGCCTTCATAGTTAAGCTCTATCTGGAGAGCTTTTCTTGAAACCCAACACAAAGGAAATTTTGGCACTTCCCTGAAATGAGCCATGCCCTGGATGATTGGCATCCAGTCTGATATGAAAGAACAGGATGGCGGGAAAGTGTTAGAAGTCAATAACCTGCATTGCGGGAGAGAGTTGACTCCACAGCCATAGATCTGCAACCACTATTCTGCAAGAAGGGTGCCTGGTCCCCGGAGCAGAATGAAGTTTTCCACTCGGCTCAGATGTGAGGAGGCTCCTCACAGGACCGGCCTTTTAGAGGCCACATCATTCAGAAAGTGTGTATGATGCTTTTCTGCGTCTTTTAGTGACTTGGATGATAGGGAGAACAGATGGATTCCTGTGTGTGAGGGTCCCTGTATTTTTGCATTGATACACACAGATGATGCACAGGGGTGGGTGCACCCATATCTGCCCTAGGGGGTCCTATGAGGTCTTGAAAATTCTCCTCTCAATTACTCCTCTTCTCTGCGTCTCCTGGTGGACAGCAGAGACTTGCTGGGAGCACGGGTTTTAGGAGGGCATCTTTGCAGGATGAAAAGGATACAGCGTAAAGGCTGCCGTGCACTTGCAGGCATCACTCTCATCCACCTAATGGCACTATGAAATGGACTCACGGcctttgagtcagtgctgactcatggtgaccctctaggacagggcagaactgcctctgtgggtttctgaggttgggaTTCTTCATGGAACAGAAAGTCTAAACCTTTCCTGCTGTCACCTCTGTAGCTGTgacctgtaaccactacatcaccaggtttCCTATGAAAATCACTAGTCAATTCCTAATTAAATAGTAAAAGACCTTAAAGAGGTATCATGATTAGAAGGCCATGGAGCGAATGGGAGCAAAATGGGAAATAAAATTCAAAGTCATCTTAGAGACCAAGCTAACTGGTCAGAAAAAGACAGGTGGAAACCCcgccttccccacccctccacgACTATGAGCCTCAGTGACTTCAAATCTGGAACTAAACCCACccattagaataatcaaccatttcagaTTACATAGGCAGCACTTATCCAAGCCAAGCTCAGAGGATTagggggaaagaaggaggaatgggacCAGGAAGCACAGGGGGGACGCAGAATACTGAGAGGCTTGTGATGGATGAGTTGAACCAAAGTGTGTGTGAGCTGTTTAATGTGACATTGATCTACTCTTTCAGctctcacctaattcacaataaaaagccttttaattaaaaagactttaataaagaaaaataagataaaagAAAGATGTAGTGAAAAGGGCCCTAGAGTacaggtcactgctctgtcacAGGGATCTCCTGAATGAGTCACTTTTCTGGCTTTTCAGATGTGTACATTGGGATTGTATTCATTCATCTTCCATTTAAATGATGTTTTTATGATAACTAAATGATATAATATTTGTGGGGAAACAAAATTTCTATATGTAAATTTTATTGTATGGACATAAGCAGTTATACCACATCACTATAAATACAAACAAATAGCAGGCAAATAGCATGTGAAACTGTCCCATGGAATAAATAGTAGTGAATGCTGTTATTACAAATACACAGTACAAATAAATGATGTCTCACTTGTCTTTGAAGAACATCACTTCTCCTCGAACTGTAGTTACAGCGTCAAAGGTAAGCTTTGCGTCACAGGGTTGGGGGGCTTGGGAGTTTATTGGAAGGTTGTGATTTGGGGAAGCTCCTAATGAAACAAAGAAACATGTAGTTGGCTTAGGCTGACCCTGAAAAGAACATCAGCAACCAAAGTCAGCACCTTAGGATATAACTAGAGGCTGTCATATTAGACATGGCCTCTTTCCATGGTGTTTTCCTTTGTACTCACCATAGATGGCCTGGATGCCATTGATGTCATCCTGAGAGAGCTGCACATCACCACTGAAGATGTAATTGGGGTACATTAAAGCCCAAATGTCAGTAGAATGAGAGAGTCCAAGGGAATGACCCAACTCATGAGCTGCCACATGGTACAAGTTATAATCTAAAAATGTACACAACATGTTTTGTAATTATTTGAAATAGGTTCAGTCTTGGACTCATTTAAATAAGAAGGCGGTCACACTATACAAGGGATGATTTCACAGTGagattttgaaatatatataaatcCATTTTTCTGAAATAAAGGAATAAATTTGATAGCTGTGAAAGTCTCATTAGATAACGCTGGATAAACTAAATACTGGATAACTAAAGGATAAAGTAACATAAGGATAGATTAATCAATCTTGTCATTAACTAGGTGGCACTGATGATTTCTCAGAGAGGCAATGAAGTTCAACTAACATTAAATATATCCCCTATTTACAAAACTGAAAAAATCTCCCTTTAAAATTCTATATACTTTTTTTACTACTACTGTTAAATTTTGATGTGTCCTAGTGCCAACAGGTTAATGAAGATACCCACAATAAAACATTCtgggtttttaaaaacatttttcaaatagaATTTTTAAGAGTGCCACATTTTCCATCAATGAAATGCTGTTACTAGGAGAAATAAACTCCGTTGATGTTACTGTAAATACATCATTATTTTTCTAAGTGACCATAGAAAGGCATACTTCCATTAATGTGTACTTCAGTTAGATCAATCAATATTGCAATGAATTGGGCGGAGGAACCATAGAAGCGAAACTGGCGCACTCACTGCTACAGTTGTTGGTCCACCCTTCCGCTTCGTCAAACTGGACATCACCTCCAATATTTGGGCCTGGTTGAAACGCGTGAGCAAGGTTTCCTTCCGGGCCATCAAAGGGGGAATTGTCGTGATCATCTGCAAACAAGCAGGATTCAGCAAACCATCGTCCTCCTTGGTCCCCGTTTAGCTCGAGGCAGCAAGAGGAGCACAGCTTTGTTGTGAGGCCAGCGGACTTCCCTCGAGTGTGATGCAGTTGATTCCTGAAGCCTATCGAGTCCACACTCCGCCTGAAGGATGCCTTCTAGCTGCAGAGCTGGGGCGCTTTGGGAGGAAAGTGAAGCTGCTGCTAAGGATGCTCTCACGATACAAGGTATAGGGATGCTTTCACGATACACGAGGACGTACCTCCCCACACGAAGGATATCATTATGTCCGCCTGACCCTCATAGAGCCTGGTGAACCTCAGGGGTGAGGCATTACTCCAGAGTTGAAAGGCTTTCTCCATCGCCTGGTCCACGTCTGCCCGAGGCAAATCGGGTGTGTAATTTTCAATCCTTCAAAGGAAGTGGGGGAGAACAAAGCCACGCTCGCTTTCTTTCTTATCACTGTCGTTTGACTAGCACTGGCATGCTGCAGCCCTGTCCGGTTACCTGTAGGTCAGGTGTGTGCGCTTCCACCGAGGCTGCGCAGCAGTGACAGCAGACTGAGCCACATCTGGCACGCCGCATCTGGGCTGCTTCATCACATTGAGTGTTTCAGCATTGGGCTTCCCAGTCACCTTTAGCCCAAAGAATTTCTGCATTTGCTTCAGCTTTTCAACCACTGGACTTGGGTTTTTCTGACTTGCAACTTGGTCCCCATCATTCCTCAGGTTGTAGTAGTTTTCCAGGTATTTCTGGGGAAAGATTAAGTTGTTGGcagcaacccaaaccaaactctctgccatcaagtggattctggttGAGAAGCTTCCTCGTGACCAACGCAATGGACCACATGATGTCTTGGGTCCAGCAGAGACCTGCGCTTCAAGTTCATGTTTAGACAGCATGATCTTCATTCTTAATATTATGGATGAAAACTGTGAATTCAGAGTAGAGCTCTCGGTACCATTAGTTATTATGAAGTCGGGATTacaattgagagagagagatttgcacACCACTCctttccatttctctcacctacAACTGGTAAAGGAAACTCTACAGTTGAACTAGATACAATTCTGGGGAGAGGCTATTTCTGAACAATCACCGACAAAGTTTCTCTGGAGAGGACATAGATACTTAAACTCCTTCATACCACGACGGGAGAATGCATGCCATCTCTTGCATGTGAGATGCAGTATTTACCTGGACCAAATCCAAGTCCTGCTCTTGAGACCCCACACGGAAGAGcaggagcagaggaaggctggccAGCCTGGCCATTGTCTCCTTTCGGTGTTCCAGAGGGGCTTCTGAACTGCTCTGCAGTTCCTTCTTTATATATGAATCCTCTCGCTCCCAGGAAACCACATGATATCTGGTTTGTGTCTGAAAGTATCGTCTGTACTTACAAAGTACAGAAATTGTGACATAAAGCAGACTAATCGTGTTTGTCTTAGGACTTTACGATTAtgctggaaaatgacatcaacGACGAGACGCGCCCCGTTTCACCGAACTGCAGTCTCTTACAGGCTCTGGGTTATCGTAGGAATGGCCTTCATTATTCAGCCCATGCTTCTTAACTAACATCGCATTCCATAGACTTTTATATATTGGACTTTACCAGTTGCTTCTACTGATCCTCTACGCCCCCAAGTTCTATATATGATTTATTTCACAACACAGAGAAAATAGAATTAACTCTGAGTCTcccatttgtcaaggattttttgtcTGTGTTTAAAATCTGGAATAATTTGTTTTATAGGAACTACATCCCTTGTAAATCCTTGTTTAGCTCTTTCTTTACCTGGTTCTTGAGACAAATAAGGCATGTTTCCTGAGAGCTGTTTACACAACTACAGAGAGACCTGGGCCTGAGGTATCATTTGTACCATCTTTGATCCTGAATATTTGAACATATTTAAGACATTGGCTAGACAGCAATTCATTGTCTTTCATTCAAAAGATGTTTATATAATATCTTTGGTGTCTCAGCCCCTACACTGGGGGAAAAAGGTGACATACATCCATGTTCTTCATGGCCCTTTAGTCTTTGCTGTGAGTGGGTTGGCTTGTTTCCTACAAAGCCTGGACGAGGTaaggcagtgtggttttccgatTTCTGTCCTTTCTTCATTAACCTTTTAAAATGTGTGTATTTATCTTAAAGGCACTTACTCGCCCCACCGTACCCCCAAGAAAAGCCCATTTTCTGGGGTGCTGATTCAGTTATCACATCATTCCACagttgaatcacatcaagcagtattgtaccagtgttgccacagtcagtttccacacATTCTCGTCCTTCCTGACCTCCTTGAGATTAGCTCCTGTTTACCCCTTTCCCCGACTGtataccacccccccaaaaaaaaccaaacttttattctacttgctgtctccataagttcatcaatcttgggtttcttataccaaaaatagaaaaacatgtTACCAAAATTCAGGAGAGTTatccccaatgacaaaacacatctgagataaaccccaatacaaaaacaaaaactaaaaatcacagaaactgttgaaaaccaaatcaggtcCAACATGCATTAGAGGGGGAATCAATGGCAAGATTTTAACCATCCAGGTCAGGTCTATCATtctgatctcctatagtcatctcaccaatgcactctgtttggtaaccggtttcttcccatccctctattatggagagAGGGAATTTGCAGGATGCCTATTAGATCTCATAAATGTACCCTGGGCTTCCACCGCTATCCATAACCTGCTGCAAAcctgaatctcacaatttaggttaTGACACTATTCCCTCCCGTGCCTTCGGATTATATGGTTTATAATCCTTGAGTCACTGACGagaacttagttgacatctcactcatATAGCTGCTGCTTTggaagcaagcctttaagaccccggacactattttatctgacagccaggcaccacctaatttcttcaccacacttggctatCACACATCTCttttgtgttcccttcctgagagtgagtatcaagcaggaaaggcatttacttttctttttcttttaaatcatagaaacctttgtgTTAAATatgtatcaaaatgtgaagcttttATTTCACACTATATTCTCCATTTAAGTTTAAATACTTTTTTAAGGAGAGCAATTGTATTTTAATTAAACATTAGTTTTTcaagtttttattgttttcatatttgtgGCATTTTGTTTTTGATATCCTTATTTATATAAACAAGAAAATTTGCATGGAAAACTCATACATCCTCTGTATGGTACCCAGAATGGTATAATAGGTGAGGATTGCTTCCTTTTAACTAAGGAAGTAGTGTAGGTAGTATGAGCATGTTAGTGTCACTGCGGTTCCAGTAGCATGTTGCTCATGGAGGCATCAGAGGATTCTGCCACATTTACTCTTTGATCCATAATGTGTCTTCATATAGCCTGTTCTAAATTATCCTGAAATTACTTCATATCATGCCTTCCACTTCAAGACATCTCCCTGGTGTCCCAGTGCTTGATCAAACTACTCAACAATCATCCCCTCTGGGTTCCTATTATGATAAAGCAGATCTACCTTTTAGGATACACCTCAAGCCAAAGTAATGTCAAACTCAGCAGAATCTCCCTTCAGAGGAATATCATAATAGCTAAGAATATAGTTAAAATAAGAAGATCGGTTGACTGCTTTTCAATTAATCCAAAGGAGATGCTGGTGAAGTTTCTGTTTCCATCTATAGATTTTCAGACACTAAAAACAGTGCTCACCTATGTTATGCTGCCTATACTGGAACAGTCAATTATATACCTGTATATTTTTGTTttacaacagttttattggcatgtaatttgcatatcatataattcaatagtttactcattcaatcatatcaaggagaattgtacaatcactcccACTTCAATTTTAGTGCATTCCTGTCCCCCCTCCCCATATGGTAAAGTCCTCTTTAAGATGAGTTATGCAATAACAATCCATTCTAAAGGTACTTCTTAAAGGTAGTGGTTTCCCAAATGCTATAGGAGCCAAGGTGGCGTGGTGGgtcgacaaggtcagcagttctcagaTCAccaactacttaaaaaaaaaaaaagatgctttctacatccataaagatttgcagcttcagaaacTGAAAGGGGCAGTTCCATTCAGTCCTATAGTGTTTCTATAAGTcaagatcaacttgatggcagttgagtttcaTTTCATTCCAAATGCTATTATTTGTGAAATTATGAGTATCATTCCAATTCATATGAATTTAAATTCATGTATAATTTTGTCTTGTTCAGATCcataatcagtgttcatggaagtagtagtcaagagTTCAAACGATGCATTGTGTTGTGTAAatatgttgcacaagacctctttatttatgtatttattttaaaataacattttattttatttttttttaacaatttattggggctgatacaattcttttcacagttcatacatatacatacatcaattgtataaagcacatctgtacagtctttgccctaatcatttttttctcttttcttcttttacattttattagggactccagcaactcttatcaccatccatacatatacatacatcaattgtataaagcacatccatacattccctgccccaatcattctcaaagcatttgctctccacttaagccccttgcatcaggtcctcttttttttccccccctccctccctattcccccctccctcatatgcccttggtaatttatacatcgttattttgtcatatcttgccctatccggagtctcccttcctccccttctctgctgtccctctcccagggaagaggtcacatgtggatccttgtaatcagttccccctttccaacccactcaccctccactctcccagcatcgcccctcatgcccttggtcctgaaggtatcatccaccctggattccctgtacctccaaccctcatatgtaccagtgaaaaaaccattttattaggagctcttagaaATGTGATTATAAGCCATCGCTCCTTTAGATCGAGCATAGTTGCaccattgctgccatcatcattttcaatacattttctttcttcttgagctccttgatatcagctctcctttattttatcctcccccaccctaccacgcCTCCTGACCCCATTAATATAGTATATAATATTATTATCGTTGTCGTTCCATaagttacaccatccaatgtatccattcaccttaaAATCCTGGTGTTTGTCCCCTCGAttagggttatacagtcatcgttgctatcagttccctcttgtCCTCTCCCCCGCCCCTCTCTTCCCATACTTTCTTTAGTCCACATCTTAggtgaggtttttaaaaaaaatcattttattagggttcaaacaactcttatcacaatccatacatacatcaattgtgcaaaccaCACCTatacattctcaaaattcgccttccgcctgggttcctgaaatcagctccttattttcctttcttccctccccctccttcccagctcccccttccctcatgaaccctcaataacttataaattaatttatcttatcttacactgccctggtgtctcccttcacccaattttccgttgcccaccccccagagaggatgttatatgtagattaccatgatcggttccccctttctaccccctcttccctcccggtatcgtcactctcaccgttggtcctgtggggttcatAGGTGttagattccctttgtttccagatcccatctgtaccgctgtacatcctctgatctgaccaggtttgcaaggtagaattgagatcatgatagttggggggaggaagcgtttaagaactagagagaggttgtgagtttcattattgttacactgaacccttgagtgactcatctcctccccactaccccctgcaagggatgtccagttgtctacaggtgggcattgggtccccatcacgcgttcccctcattcacgatgatatgattccctcccccccacctttgccctttggtgcttgaaacctggtcccctcggcccttcatgatcacacatgttggtgtgctgcttccatgtgggctttgttgcttctgggctagatggtcacttgtttactttcaagcctttaagaccccagacgctatatctctcaatagctgggcaccatcagccttattCACCACTTACTTAtgtacacattcgtcttcagcgctTATGTGGGGAAGGGgaccacacaatgatggtttttgttctttggtatctggtacctgatcccttcaacacctcatgttcacttaagcttatgtgcttcttttctatgggctttgttacttccaagctagatagccgcttgtttgccttcaagcctttaagaccccagactctatatcttttgatagccgggtaccatcagctttcttcaccacatttgcttatgcacacgtctgttttcagcgatcatgtcgggaaggtaggtATCgtgaaatgactgtttagctgagcaaggtgctattgtattgagggaatacATATGAGGAGGCCCAActactaacctataaatatatgcacataggtctatttcccccataatcataaatatatttacatatgtacatgtatttaggtttctatgtatgccctttgcctcctactccttacattttcctcctgtcccactgccatattcaaccttcattctggtttcagtaatttctctcagttaccttgcccttggtcactccctactagtcctccgatcccctccctggcactggttttgaaccactcgttgttccctggtccctgggttggctaacacctcctcacttcccctacctcccacatttTCATGTACCTTTGGGACTGTTGGtctctttattttcttctcatattttttgtccagactatcttatctaggtggacctgcagatatattaatatgtgcataaaattggggatggctttgacagcaccaaagtggcacataagaacatggcaatgatggcagcaacaccgacacgctaacaaacaaaaaagccactaatgtacaatatttaaaagaagaaaaaaaaagaaaaaagcataacaaaaagacagaagaaaaGAAGCTTGTtagtagtttaaggtctgtttttGACCTTTAGGCATGTTCTCCAGATGAATatcatggggtgccacgtccagatcccaaagtctatcctttatactccctcgggacctccttgctctgctcccccgctgctccattgcacgcccccagtgttttgccttagtgtggtGGGGGAAGCTCAGTCGCACAcccccactgtgtctctggttctgtcccgtgtagggccatgggtcagtgcaggatgttgcatctcgccatggggccggctatatggtcctctctgtacattgggccctcctaGTCGgactattgtcctctgagcttggtgggccaggagtgCACTGCTCcgttcttcttccttcctttgcttcagcttccttctgggtgtgacgtggtaggtcagttcctttcccacaccagacgatctattttcattttctgtggtactccctttgatggtgggggttgggctaattctggttagggccagCATATGGTTCAGTCTCTTTGTGAATTACTCCACATGTTACATTGCTTtcctggtttggcatgtcatggtggggtccgtatgcatgttccagttctgtggggacacaaccaatactctcccccgggtgggttagtaccctattCACcctgtgccatcaaatcagtttccccccaccccgcttctccccctccacctgccccacttccctgtctttatgttggactctcatgtaccttcCTACGTGTGGCCtgtctccctccaactatctatgcttccacctatttattgcgagataggtgtttattcttctattcctggcatgctgattatacttacctcaagggactcatgttatacctgtccttttgagtttggcttacctcacttaacctGATTCCTTCCAGCTTTTCCCACGAAACAacctgtttcatgtgatcatccatgcttttcagtgctgcatagtactccattgtatgtgtcaaagtttactaatccactcctctatcgatggaaacttaggctgtttccaagtctttgcgattgtgaattgtgccacaataaacattggcgcgcagatgactggtcacattttgtttgttgcttccaccgggtatatgcccagtagag contains the following coding sequences:
- the LOC142447014 gene encoding LOW QUALITY PROTEIN: interstitial collagenase-like (The sequence of the model RefSeq protein was modified relative to this genomic sequence to represent the inferred CDS: substituted 1 base at 1 genomic stop codon) codes for the protein MQKFFGLKVTGKPNAETLNVMKQPRCGVPDVAQSAVTAAQPRWKRTHLTYRIENYTPDLPRADVDQAMEKAFQLWSNASPLRFTRLYEGQADIMISFVWGDDHDNSPFDGPEGNLAHAFQPGPNIGGDVQFDEAEGWTNNCSNYNLYHVAAHELGHSLGLSHSTDIWALMYPNYIFSGDVQLSQDDINGIQAIYGASPNHNLPINSQAPQPCDAKLTFDAVTTVRGEVMFFKDKFCMRIPDLYPEVELDFVSVFWPFLPSGFEAAYEVAYRDEVRFFKGSKYWALREXDLLYGHPRSIYTSFGFPQTVRNIEAAVSEEDSRKTYFFVANKYWRYDEYKRSMDRGYPKMISHGFPGIVSKVDAVFKRDGFFYFFQGTSQLKYDPSTKQILAVQRANSWFNCGKN